The genomic region AGGTTCGCCGGCGGCGACGAGTGTTATGGTCGGCTCGCTTCAGGCTAGACTGGCGTCGCTACCATCCCCGAAAGCGGCGCGACAAAGATCAACGAAGCCACGCACCTTCGGATCCATGTAGCGCGTGGAGGCAAAAACGGCATGGACTGGCATCGGTATGCTTGCCCAGCCCGGCAAAACCCTTACCAGGGTACCCTCCGCCACATGCGGCTCAGCCATGAACCGCGGAAGTTGCGCCACTCCCAACCCGGATACGGTCAGGTTTTTGGCGGCAACGATGTTATCGAGTGCGCACCGTGGCGTCTGCGAGACTTTTTCTGTTGCTTGGCCGTTGACAAGGGTCCAGCTCGCACGGCCGCTGGACGTCTTCGTAATGAGGTCGTGGCGCTTCAAATCGTCGACGGTGCGGAGCTCTGCACCTTCCTTCAAATATCCAGGCGCAGCATCGAGACCGTACGTTATCTCTCCAAGCTTGCGGGCCGACAGATCTGAATCTTGCAAAGTTCCGATGCGGATCGCGACATCGATTCCCTCATGAATGATGTCAACGAACCGAATGGAGTATACCGCTTCCACGGTGACCTTCGGCCACTTAGACAAATAGGCTGCGATCCAGTTGTCGACCCGCGTGGTGCCGAATTCTGGTGTCGCTGTAACCTTTAGACGGCCCTGCGGCTCCTGGCTCTGCTGGGCAACGGCTGCTTAGGCCGCCTCTGCGGCGGCAAGGATCGACGAGGCACGCTCGAAATAGTCCCTACCGACTTCCGTGACGCTGAGCCGGCGGGTCGACCTGTTCAGCAGCCTTGCGCCGAGTTTTTCCTCGATCCGCTGCACGATGCGGCTCACCCGAGCCTTGTCAGTCTCGAGGCGATCGGCCGCAGCGGTGAAGGACTCCTCCATCACCACCGCGACGAAAACCTGCATTTCTGAAAAGCCGACTGTGGATGTCATGGGCAACATTCTGTCACGCGCCGCTTGAGCGATCAATCTGCGCGACCCTTATATATTCGACACTAGTCGGCTCCATACGACTGGACTGTTGTCATTGGAACAACAGCAGAATTCGGTCGATTTGCCGAATCAATGGTCCAGCAATCAGTCGCGAGCCGTTGTCTCGATGGCGTCGACGCGGTCCGGGTAAAACGCGAGGTATCCCTGGATGATCGGCATGTGGTCGAAAGGGTTCTCGTACGACCAGGCGACATCCTTAGCGGCGCCATTTCGCGCGCTAAAATAGCTGGCGTCGCCCTTGTACGGGCAGTGGGTGCTGGTGTAGCTCATGCTGAGTTCGCCCATCGCGACGTCGGCGCGCGGGATGTAATAGACCGGATGGAGGCTCGCCTCCTTAAGGATGAGGGCGTCGCGACTGTCGGCGAGGATTGCATCATCCAGCTTGACGACGACCCTCTCCCCGGCCGGAGCGATTGTAATCGGATGGTCGGGACCCGGCTTTCTTCCACCTTGCATGTCATGTTCCTTTTTGTTCGCTAGTGTGCGCAAGTCTCGCGCCGCGCGCGGCCTGCTTGTCCAGAGATACGCGCACCGGCGTTCGCCCGGCCGGGGCCCGCGGATTTTTGCGTGTGCCTACTGTTGGACCGCGACGACGGCGGGCAGCGGGCGCCATGCGATAGTCATTGTCTCGATGCGGCCGTCCTCGCCCAAGCGGACGTGGTCGAACGCGTCGATCACATGGTTCTCGAACCGGATCGTGAGGACAGCGATGACGTCGGCGTCCTCGCGCGTCATCATCTTGGGCTCGAACGCGTCGATTGTGGAGAGCAGTGCGCCGAGGACAGCCGACACACTGGCGCGCCCCTTGAACGGCGTGGGCAGGATTGGGCTATTGAGTTCGACGGTCTCGGACAGATGCTCGCTCGCGCGCGCAATCTCGCCCTCATGCATCGCCTCGAGGAAAGGGGTGAGGTGGCCTTCGCTCGGCATCGCTGCGGCTCCTGAATATGTGAGGCCCGGCGAGCCCCGCAGGGCTCCCACAACCGAATGCCGGACGCCCTTGGAGGGGCGTCCGGCAGGGGGTCAATTTGCGACGGTCGCGGCGCTGGCCTGGGCCATGAAGAGGTCGACGTGGACCTGCGGCATGCCCTCGAACGTGCCGCCGATCGGCGACGGGCGCTTTGCCTCGTCGATCAGGCGCTGAGCATCTTCGCGCGACACGGGCGTACCGGGCTGCGTGTAGGCGCGCTCGGCTTCCGAACCCGTCGCCTGCAGGTCTACCGTCGGAGCGTAGGCCCAGAAGTAGATCGGCGTGCTCGGTTCAATGCGCCAGCTGTCTGCGAGCGAGCCCGCGTCGATGGCATCGAAGCCGATCTTGTTCGTCTGGTCGAGTACACCTTGCCCGCGAACTTGTCGGCGGGCAGCTGCTCGGAGGCGGCGATCGGGATCGAGAGCGTGACGATGTAACCCGCCGCGATGGCCTCCTCGGTGGTGCCGGCGCTCGCCAGCGGACCAAGCTTCTCGATCAGGTCCTTGATGGTGTCCGCGCCGCGGGAGTTGCTGATCACCACCTTGTAGCCAGCTGCGGTCGCGAGGCGCGCGACTGCCTTGCCGACGAGGCCGGAGCCGATAATTCCGATAGTTTGTGTCATTGACGATGTCTTTCTAATTGGGCGGTAGCCGCCGGGAGGGTTCATGCGCCCCGCGCTGTCGCTCGCGTCCCTGGACTGCGAGAGCCACAGCAAATGGCACGAGGGAGAAATATGAATCTGCCCATTGAGTTACCAGTGGCGGCATGGGCAACGCACTGTTGTCCCTGATGACGACAATAATTTTCGAGATGGCGCTGGTATGGGTGCTCGCGCCGATACGCAAACGACTACGCCTCAGGAAATTAGACGGCGGTCACCGAGACAGCGGGGGCTGACCAGCGCGAGATCGATAGGCTGGAATTTCCGCATCCCGTGGGAGCGCAAGTAAGTTACCTCAACTGAAGCATTCAATGTTGGCTTTGAAAGCATCACGGCAGAGGTCGACAAAGCCACGCACCTTTGGGTCCATATAGCGCGTGGAAGCAAAGACCGCGTGGACTGGCACTGGGATGCACGCCCACGCCGGCAAGACTCTGACAAGCGCGCCATCGACGACATAAGGTTCAGCCATGAACCCCGGCAGCTGGGCGATCCCTAGGCCTG from Rhizobium gallicum bv. gallicum R602sp harbors:
- a CDS encoding LysR family transcriptional regulator, encoding MTSTVGFSEMQVFVAVVMEESFTAAADRLETDKARVSRIVQRIEEKLGARLLNRSTRRLSVTEVGRDYFERASSILAAAEAA
- a CDS encoding NADPH-dependent F420 reductase, which translates into the protein MTQTIGIIGSGLVGKAVARLATAAGYKVVISNSRGADTIKDLIEKLGPLASAGTTEEAIAAGYIVTLSIPIAASEQLPADKFAGKVYSTRRTRSASMPSTRARSQTAGALNRARRSTSGPTLRR
- a CDS encoding DUF427 domain-containing protein; translation: MQGGRKPGPDHPITIAPAGERVVVKLDDAILADSRDALILKEASLHPVYYIPRADVAMGELSMSYTSTHCPYKGDASYFSARNGAAKDVAWSYENPFDHMPIIQGYLAFYPDRVDAIETTARD
- a CDS encoding nuclear transport factor 2 family protein, which codes for MPSEGHLTPFLEAMHEGEIARASEHLSETVELNSPILPTPFKGRASVSAVLGALLSTIDAFEPKMMTREDADVIAVLTIRFENHVIDAFDHVRLGEDGRIETMTIAWRPLPAVVAVQQ